TATGCCTTTTTCgcgctcttcttcctgcgAGTGGGCCAGGATCGAGATGGATCCACGCGTTCTGTGCATCGGAGCAGCCGTATAGGCCCATCCAGCGTGCATGCACCAGCGAGGACGCGTACAGTGGTCGTCTGACCGAAATTTCCGCTTTCGGCAATTCGCGCCTTGTTTGTTTGTCATATAACTGATCGGCGTCTTATACAGGaacaccatcttcaagcaGCGTTGTCGTCCGCGTCCCTCCTCCATTCCAGCAACAAACCCTCGTCGCCCAAGTCGGTCAAGGAAGCACCAGCTGCTGCGCTCAACTATCATATTCCTACACCAGACGCTACGGGCCTCGTCTCAGATACAGTTTTCAGCCAACTCTATCAGCGTACCAAGTATGTTGAACCTTACAACTTCATCAGGTTCTCGGATACGGTTGAGGAAAGTAGTTGCGGATGGGGAGGATTAGGGTATTGCATGGATGACGCGGATGAGCGATGGCTCAACGACTTCAACTCGAAAGCTGAGGGATCGAGTGGGGACGTAAAGTCTGACAAGGAGCAGGGCCGAGGGATGAGAGTAAAGGGTAAAGacagggagaaggaaaagggtgaCGCTCCGGCTCCCTTGGTTATATCCGAGGATATGTTTGAGTATATCATGGGAGTGTTTGAGAAGTACACCGAGGAGAATGCGCCAATGCTTCACACCGTGAGTCCGCATGACCAGTTGGGTCCAATGACTGACGTCCCATAGgacctctctcttcttcccccatTCTCTGCTGTCGAGAATATGTTCTCGACGCCCATCTCACCTGCATTCTTGCCCAGCAATGAAATACCCAAGGAACTGGGCGACCTCAAGGCTTGTGCcaggatggcaaggaatGTCTACCCACATTGGAAATCTCGAAGGGAACAGCGACAAGGGAAGTCCATCCTCCCCCAGCTCAACTATGACGAAACCAACGACAACGATCCTTATGTCTGTTTCCGTCGACGAGATATCCGAGCTACCCGTAAAACCCGTCGTACCGACAACTTTTCCATTGAACAATTTCAGAAACTTCAATTCGAGCTCCGTAGTGCTCATGCTCTTGCGGACCGTGTGCTCACCCGTGAACGGGAGAAAAAGTCATTGTATGAGGCCGAAAAGGAACTCTGGGAGGCGAGATGGAAATTCTTTGAAACCAAGAGACGCTGGCCCAGCTTGGGTATGACTAGCGATGAGGAACACAAGATTACCGGTAGACCAACGATCGTCCCTCCTATCCAAATTCCATCGCTCTCTGGTCAAACTCCTCTCACATCGGGCCAGTCATCGTCGCATATGCGCAAGAGGACCGACAAGGatcgagaagaaagagctCAACGGGAGAGATATGATGCACAGAGGAATGCGGAGAGATCAGGCATTCTTTCTGGCAGGTCGAACGCTCCGGATGCTCTGAAAGAGAGGTTACAAGCTCTGCAGCAGAAGACGGAGGAAATGctggcgaggaagaaggagcaggatgCGCACTGGGACGACTCTATAGATGTAAGTTCCATCGATACCGCTTTTAGACCGTTACTCATTCGATCTTCAGTCCCCGTATCAACCGTTACCACCTTCGAACTCTGTACACGCTTTCCGATCACTCTTCGTCCTTGATCCTTGTCGTGCTCAATGCAAAGACTCAGAGACAGGGAATGAAATCCTTCATCCCGAGTCATTCCGTATCCGCCGAGGCCGAGGAGGTATTGTCCGACTTGACCGACGCACTTCTATCTACTCCCATCGTCGCGGCATTCAACCCACATCACCATCCGAATATCCTACATGGCTGTTCCCTGATATCGCCCCTCGTCGAtcagaaaagaagaggccTAGGTCGATTGATgaggtcgaggaggaaatgCAGGAGCAATCGCCCAAGGCAATGAGGAAAGACCTAAATGAGACTTGGAGATATGACGTGGatagaggaggagcagtgGGTGTGGGCATggggttggaagaagattatGACAGAGTCATCATCGATGATCTCGAGGCGAAGTGAGTACTCTGGCTCTGGGCTATGCTTCACTACTAATTTATTAATAGATACATTCGGCATCGCATTTCCTTACTTCAAGAGAGCGACTGTGCTAAGCTTAGACCAGATAATTATATTCTGGATCAAACACGCGAAGCTCTTGATGCGGCCGCCGATGCGAAACCTCCACCCGCCCCAATTTTCCAGAAGCCTCCAGCGCCTCAACCGAATCCACAACTCCTTGCAGCGCACTTGCAACAACAGCAAATGTTGgcgcagcagcagcagatgGAGCAGTTTCAGAGATTCCAGCTTATGGCCCAGCAGCAAGCTATGGCTCAGGCTCAGGCTCAAGCACAAGCACAAGCTCAAGCGCAAGCCCAGGCACAAGCTCAGGCGCAGGTGCAAGCTCAGGGACAAGGACACCCCCAAGCCCATCTGCAAACACATCCACAAGGTGTTTCTCAGCCCAACGGCGTCAATTCTCCCATGCCAAATGGTCAACAAATGCTTCCACCGTCCGACGGTGTGAAGCAACTCAAACTTCCGCCACATGCTGTCGCAAGGCTTGGAGCGGCGATGGCGAATGCAAACGCAAATGCCAATGGTGGTCTCCATGTACtgcaacaacagcaacaacaacacgCGCAAACATCTCAGCAATGAGCAGCGTCGCCGCTGTCAATTGGTGTGtaaaaagaggaagattgcGCCGGCCGCGTTGTACTATGACCAGTTATCCTCATCGCTCCACGCACGTCCGTCATCATAGAAACCCGACCTCTCAATCACATATCACCGCTTTTCAGACCCATGATATCTCAGCATAAATACCCCTTTCTCATTCAACTGAAACTATTAGTGTTCTTGATAAGCTCTCGCCCAAATAAGGGAAGAGCAAAGGTGTAGGCTGgagtgaaagaagatgtagCTGTTAGACCAAGAAGTGTCTAGGGATGGTTTAAATAGCCAGGAGCCAAATTACTCAGTTGTACATTAGACAATACAAGAAAACGCATATAAACAGTGGTATGCAGTTTTGGATACTTTTCTTGATCTGCAGTTGTCTCCGAAATATGTATTGATATAGGTTTATACCGAGTAATCTGGCAaagaacgaaagaagagacgtGGAGAACTGATCTGCCACGTCAATTGGGCCTTAGTTTTCTTCGTCGCCGACGAGTGCCTCCACCTCGGATGGGACGCATTGCCCGCCGGCGCCTTCGCTGCTGATTTCCTTGTTCCGTTTTCGATTTCGTCTTTTGTAGCACAAATACCATATACCTGCTCAATCTAGCACACTATTCAATCCCTGGAGCATCCTACTACATCCTGCCTGCAATACAACCGATCCATACGGATTCTGTGACAAGAAGCGTGGAGACGCCACCAAGATGGCGCAGCCTGTCGAACAATGGATAACCGAAATACCTCCCGTTACTCGAGCATGGGTAGCTGGCTCTATCGGAATGAGCTTGTTAGTGGTCAGTGACTTTGCCAAATTGAACTCTGGGTGCTATGGCTGAGGATAGACGATAGGAGTGCCAAGTCGTAGCGCCACTACAGCTGTACTTCTCCTGGAAAGCGGCAATAGTGAATATGCAGGTCAGTTGCTCCAAAGTTCAATGAAAGCAAAGTATCAAGCTGAACTATTCTAATAGGTCTGGAGATTTATAACGACTTTTTTATATTTTGGGCCAGTATCGCTTGACCTTTTATTCCATATATTCTTTGTGTGAGTCGATCATACTGAGTCATGTTATTTTTTTCCAATGCGGTGTGGATACCATTCAATGAAGGGCTAAATTGACATGGAGACAGTATGAGATACTCTAGATTACTAGAAGAAAACTCGTTTGCCAATCGTCGGGCAGACTATGCGTGGTTACTATTTCTCTGcgcctcttttcttctggTGAGTCTTCTAAGCATTTGGTCTAGCGTGAGGCATTGGCTGATGTACGTCAGCTTGTATCCTCTGTCGCAACTCTAccattcctctcctcttccctggCTTTTGCCCTCGTCTATATCTGGTCAAGACGGAACCCTTCTGTGAAAATGTCTCTGTTTGGCATCATCACGTACGTTTAGCCCCTATATAAAGCTACTTCGAATGTTGCATACTGACCCGTCCGCAGTATCACTGCGCCATATCTCCCCATGGCCCTTGTCCTGTTTACCTGGGTATTCCAAGGAGGTGTCAGAGCAGCTGTGCCCGATATCGTTCGTAGCTTGTTGGTGATCTTAAGCAGATAACCATCTGACGTGTTCCTCGTATAGGTCGGGGCACTCGCGGGACATACCTATGTCTTCTTGCAAGATTATTGGCCAAGAGAAATGTGGAGTACAACTGGGAGGCCAGAGATCCAGACTCCCGGGTTTGTGTAAGTTTCAGATCTACGGTGTACTCATTGAAAGTCGCTAATGTATCAAATAGAAAGCGATTATTcgggcaagaagaaagataaGAGATTATTGCGGTCTGTATATCATGAAACAATACATTGTCACTTAGCAGGGGAAGCAGTGAAACGAGAATTACGATCAATATTAGGCATAGTGTTCGCAATCTAAGACTTTAAGGTTCTTCCCTAGCCATTTTTTTCAGTCGAGCACTCCTTCTAAGCCtattttctccttcttgcaGGTCATTTCCGCCTTCTGGTTCGTCGATGTTGGCATGATGGTCATCAAAATTGACACTCTTACTCGGCACCTTTATTTCGGTCTGAGCTTTTTGATCTTCCTTTGCTTCGCTGACTTGCTTGAGATCGGTATTGTTGACTGATGTGATCTCTGATTGATCCGTATCAGCATTGGTAACATTGTTGGACTCTTCGAGGTCCTTCGATATGTTGTTTCGCTTTTCCGCATTATTGCCATTTTTCTTGTCATTTGCTTCCAGCGGCTCCTTgtcatctttctcttctgctgCACCTTCATTATTCGGTTTCTTGCACCAATCAAACTCCCAATCATTCTCATAACCTTTCTCGAGAAAGAGCTGGTGGAAGAGCAGACGGAGATATCGGTAATCTGGATCAGAATCGAATTTCAAAGCTCGACAATATTGAAGATACTTGAGAAACTCATCTGGAAGATCTTTGCATAAGTCTTCGAGAGGTTCGCTCTCtaggagatgatgaagatgatgattaATAATAAATGAATTGAACAATATGCAATAATTTCCTTACTTATATCCTCCATCTCGATCGAACAAGTCCCATGCCACGGCAATGAGCCCTTTAGAAAAAACTACATGGATTTTGGTCAGTATGTATATAGTTTATCGTGCACGTTGCGCTACGACAAACAAGTCAATATGAAGCTGATACGCACCACAAACATATACCCCAATGATTCCAAGTCGTCTCTTCTGGAAGCCATCGTTCCTTCTGACACCCTGAGGGAACACCAACTGGGATTTGCACAACGTTCGTACTTCTCGTAAGGCATATGCCGTTTAGTTTTGGGATCCCTATACCGCTTTGCAAAACCCAGATCGATCATGAAGATTTTCCGCTGGTCTTGAAGGCCAATACAAAAATTATCAGGCTTGATTCCCCGATGAATATATAGTTGACCATGAAGGAACTCGACATGAGATATGAGTTGATCGGCGATCATTAAGACCGTTTTGAGACTGAACGGGCCACTATGCGAGGAGAAAAGATCCTGTAGAGTGGGGCCGAGCATATCCATCACGAGAGCACAATagtttccttcttcgccataCCACTTAATGGAGGGGATTGTATGTGCATTGGGCACATGTTTAGAGATGTCCCTGTAGGCTTCATGCTCATCTCGAAGGTCGCGACGATCCTCAAGCAGGGCGAACAAGATGTGTTCAAGTTTAACTGCAACTTCTTGTCCAGTCTTAGTATCAACCGCTGGATAAACGCCCCCTACAGTAAAGTGAGAGTTGGTTGATATCGTAGTCAGGAGGATCCGAGAAGAGTGGGGGAGCGGGCCAACAGCTTACCCTGATTGGTCTCAGCCATCTGCTTATCGACCTTGACATTGTATCTGCCAGCGATGACTTGGGGGATTTCTGTGTCAGATGATGGACTATCTCGAGAAGACATCGATTGCTAAATGATTGATGCTTTAGAGCAAGTTAAAGATAAGTAATAGATAAAGATATGAATGATGGATTAAGTGAGAAATAATGGATGATTGGCGATCCATAGCGCTTAATCATCAGCATTTCCGTTCCCGCATTATCATGCGATGCAGTGcgttttttctttccgcATTATCCGCCTGCGCTGTTGTTACTATCAGCCGCATTTAGTACTGTATCTTGATGGCAGGTACAAATTTGAGATTTAATACTTGATAGTGGAATCTAGCGGCTGTATCACACTttgatatatatatagcAGATATGTACTTGAACATGCGGAAGAGCGCATATCTTTCGACGAATTCAGCGGGAAAGACTCGAGGAGAGTCGGactggaagaggaaagaggtgttGGAGGAGATAGACAGTCGGTACATAGGCGCGCGAGTGATAAAAATCTTGATGGGCCTTTTTGCCCTTTGCAATCACGTGACTTGCCACCAAAAGTTGGGCAAAGTTCAAATCCTTAAAAGACGTACAGATGAAGTCTTTCTACAGGTCACCCCAACAGATCAAAATAAAATGGGTAGGAAAAGGTCAGGAAAGTCAGGATCTGGCGCCAGCAAGCCATCTGCGGCTCCTGGAGCAAGAATCAATAAGATGGAGCAGTACGAGGATACCCTTGAGCCGGGAAGTGTTGACGACTGTATGTCAATTTCAAGCGGTCCCTTAATGTGAAGACCTCGACTAACAGCCGTTATAGTCATGTTCAAGCGTGATCAAATCAGTTTTAATCCTCAGGATGAGtccgatgatgaagatatCAATGCCGACGTCGGTGAAGAAGTTTTGAGTCTCGAATCTGCTCGTCGTCGAGCTCGTCAAGATGagtatgaagaggaagaggaggactattccgaagaagaagcccCTATCAAGAAGCGTAAGGAAAAGTCCAAGGATGATTTGTCAACGAAGGGTCGATATGGCAAGCCTATTGTCTCGtccgatgaagaagaggaagaagaatcaGGATCCTCCGAAACCGAAGACGAAAACTGGGGTAGACAGTACTATGCGAGGCCAAGTAACAgacgagagaaagaaaaagagggcGCTTATgttgatgagaagaaggaagaagaaagagagatggaagaaagagaggtgAAAAGGTTGCAGAAAAAGCAAAGGGAGGCACTTGGCGGTGAAGACTTTGGTTTCGATGATCTTGATGAGGTTGCGTAAGTTTCGACGACCCTATTTGTTGTAATCGTAATTGATGTTAGGTTAGGGCCGTGGAACCTGTAAAAGGAGTTGAAATTGAAGAGACACCAACCGTTATCGCACCGCCAAGTTCAGCCGACCCTGCTACTCTTctccgtcatcttcaagcgCATGAACCTCTCAAACTCGCCCTCACAAGAGATTTCCCTCTTGTTGTGCAAAAGCTTCAGAAAACGTCTCGAGGTATCAAAAGGATGGAATCTGAAAACCCGGAAGACGGACAGTTACATAAGGGTTTGGGATGGTTACACTATCGTGCGTCCATTAGGTTACAAAAGTGGAAACTATGCTAACAGGATGTCAGAAACCCTTTTGACGTACGCTGCCACACTTTCGTTTTACATCCACATcaactctcttcctccttcttctcgaccCGACATCCCTATCATCCCCCGTCTTCTCGAGCTCAAACAAGGTCTCACTTCTCTGGAGGACCTCGATTTTGACGCTGCCTCTGTCTCAGACAATCCGCTTACTCTCTATAACCCTCTTCTCGACTGGGCCGAaggcgaggatgaagagctcAAGGAGGGAAAGGCCGAGCTCATCAAGAGGATGCAAGCTGTGAATGACGAGGATTGGGAGGATGATGCGGATGACCTTTGGCAGAAGGAAGGTCTTGAGGAGAATGAGCTGGAAGATTTGTTAAAGGATGCGGACAAGGTTGAGGGTGACGTTCAGATGTTGGCCACAAAATctcaaaagaaaaagaaagagaagaaatccaagaaagaaaagaaggccaagaaggctgaggatgatgacctGGGAGGCTTTGACGGGTTGGACGGATTTGATGATCTCGATGATCTAGAGGGTCTCCTCGAAGATGACAAACCCAAGAAGAAATCCAAGAAGATtaagaagatcaaggattctgaatcttcttcctccacagcTATTTTTGCTCCTCTTGCCGAACCTGAATTTTTCACCTCGAAATATAAATCCAAGAAACCCATCTCTGACGAGTCCGATCCTCTTGGTGACCCCACAGGGCTTACCGATGCTGATGCTTCCGACAAGTCTGCACGTAAGCGTTCTTTGGCATTCCACACTTCCAAGATCAACGCTACTCTTGCAAGGCGCGCAGAAGGTAGAGCGAACAGGATGGGCGGTGATGAAGACGTGCCGTATAG
This Cryptococcus neoformans var. neoformans B-3501A chromosome 14, whole genome shotgun sequence DNA region includes the following protein-coding sequences:
- a CDS encoding hypothetical protein (Similar to gi|29247091|gb|EAA38665.1| GLP_59_40837_42042 [Giardia lamblia ATCC 50803], FASTA scores: opt: 756, E(): 7e-37, (36.098% identity (65.610% similar) in 410 aa overlap (17-414:6-395)); HMMPfam hit to Pkinase, Protein kinase domain, score: 33.0, E(): 5.8e-09), whose translation is MSSRDSPSSDTEIPQVIAGRYNVKVDKQMAETNQGGVYPAVDTKTGQEVAVKLEHILFALLEDRRDLRDEHEAYRDISKHVPNAHTIPSIKWYGEEGNYCALVMDMLGPTLQDLFSSHSGPFSLKTVLMIADQLISHVEFLHGQLYIHRGIKPDNFCIGLQDQRKIFMIDLGFAKRYRDPKTKRHMPYEKYERCANPSWCSLRVSEGTMASRRDDLESLGYMFVFFLKGSLPWHGTCSIEMEDIKSEPLEDLCKDLPDEFLKYLQYCRALKFDSDPDYRYLRLLFHQLFLEKGYENDWEFDWCKKPNNEGAAEEKDDKEPLEANDKKNGNNAEKRNNISKDLEESNNVTNADTDQSEITSVNNTDLKQVSEAKEDQKAQTEIKVPSKSVNFDDHHANIDEPEGGNDLQEGENRLRRSARLKKMAREEP
- a CDS encoding hypothetical protein (Similar to gi|46111439|ref|XP_382777.1| hypothetical protein FG02601.1 [Gibberella zeae PH-1], FASTA scores: opt: 634, E(): 1.3e-35, (46.032% identity (80.423% similar) in 189 aa overlap (4-192:11-196)); HMMPfam hit to DER1, Der1-like family, score: 223.7, E(): 3.2e-64), whose product is MAQPVEQWITEIPPVTRAWVAGSIGMSLLVECQVVAPLQLYFSWKAAIVNMQVWRFITTFLYFGPVSLDLLFHIFFVMRYSRLLEENSFANRRADYAWLLFLCASFLLLVSSVATLPFLSSSLAFALVYIWSRRNPSVKMSLFGIITITAPYLPMALVLFTWVFQGGVRAAVPDIVGALAGHTYVFLQDYWPREMWSTTGRPEIQTPGFV